One part of the Asterias amurensis chromosome 11, ASM3211899v1 genome encodes these proteins:
- the LOC139944219 gene encoding late histone H2B.L4-like, with amino-acid sequence MTKASNRSVAGGEKKAIKAKAPSATMGGDKKMKRKKKRKESYNIYIYKVLKQVHPDTGISSRAISIMNSFVNDVFERIAGEASRLAHYNKRSTITSREVQTAVRLLLPGELAKHAVSEGTKAVTKYTTTSR; translated from the exons ATGACTAAGGCATCCAACCGAAGCGTTGCTGGGGGCGAGAAGAAAGCCATTAAAGCCAAGGCGCCTTCTGCAACCATGGGTGGAGACAAGAAGATGAAGCGCAAGAAGAAGCGAAAGGAGAGCTACAACATCTACATCTACAAAGTCTTGAAGCAG gTCCACCCTGATACCGGCATCTCCAGCCGTGCCATCAGCATCATGAACAGCTTCGTAAACGATGTGTTTGAGCGAATTGCCGGGGAGGCCTCCCGCCTCGCCCACTACAACAAACGGTCCACCATCACCAGCCGTGAAGTCCAGACCGCAGTCCGTCTCCTCCTGCCCGGTGAGCTGGCCAAGCACGCCGTGAgtgagggcaccaaggccgtCACAAAGTACACCACTACCTCGAGATAG